The Paraburkholderia sp. SOS3 genome includes a region encoding these proteins:
- a CDS encoding alpha/beta fold hydrolase, giving the protein MKTHTLLAAVVALTASFAVQAEPLASISSTTSYHRATVDNIRIFYREAGPTDAPTIVLLHGFPSSSREFDSLIPLLATRYHLIAPDFPGFGQSDAPSAEAYAYTFDHLAQTTSELLDQLGVRRYSLYLHDYGGPVGFRIMAQHPERVQTLIIQNANAYREGLGAKWTGIAQYWADPNAHPEVLDTFISFAATEQRHTAGTSHPERYDPDTWTDEYAHLSRPGQREIQGALLYDYRTNVASYPAWQAWLRAHKPPTLVVWGKNDPSFIAPGAEAYARDLPNAEIHLLDAGHFAFDEQVDEIASLMLDFLKKNGY; this is encoded by the coding sequence ATGAAAACACACACTCTTTTGGCTGCGGTGGTCGCGCTGACCGCCAGCTTCGCCGTGCAGGCGGAACCGCTGGCGTCGATTTCGAGCACGACTTCCTATCATCGTGCCACCGTCGACAACATACGGATTTTCTATCGCGAGGCCGGTCCCACGGACGCGCCGACGATCGTGCTACTGCACGGCTTTCCGTCTTCGTCACGCGAATTCGATTCGCTGATCCCGCTATTGGCGACGCGCTATCACCTGATCGCTCCGGATTTTCCGGGCTTCGGTCAGAGCGATGCCCCGTCTGCGGAAGCGTACGCATACACATTCGATCACCTGGCGCAGACGACCAGCGAACTGCTCGATCAGCTCGGGGTGCGTCGCTACAGCCTGTATCTGCACGATTACGGCGGACCGGTCGGCTTCCGGATCATGGCCCAGCATCCCGAGCGGGTACAGACGCTGATTATTCAGAACGCCAATGCTTATCGCGAGGGGCTGGGCGCGAAATGGACCGGCATCGCCCAATACTGGGCCGATCCGAACGCGCATCCCGAAGTGCTGGATACGTTCATTTCATTTGCTGCAACGGAACAGCGTCACACGGCCGGGACATCGCATCCTGAGCGCTACGATCCCGACACGTGGACCGACGAATACGCGCACCTGTCCCGTCCGGGGCAGCGCGAGATTCAGGGCGCGCTGCTCTATGACTACCGGACGAACGTCGCGTCCTATCCGGCGTGGCAGGCCTGGCTGCGTGCGCACAAACCGCCGACCCTGGTGGTGTGGGGGAAGAACGACCCGTCGTTCATCGCGCCAGGGGCCGAAGCTTACGCGCGGGATTTGCCCAATGCGGAGATCCATCTACTCGACGCCGGGCATTTCGCATTCGACGAACAGGTCGACGAAATCGCGAGCCTGATGCTCGATTTTCTGAAGAAGAACGGTTACTGA
- a CDS encoding LysR family transcriptional regulator, protein MPVLVDERASTDPHHAARRFDVESTRIDFHFLKKWTSDVDRLEAMTMLLAAIEKGSFSAAAREMNVPVPTLTRRVTDLEEQLGTRLLTRTTRKLALTDAGVAYAATARQILDLVAEQEREATGEFTVPRGALTIATPVLLGRLYVLPQILDFLVEFPEIDVTLTQSNRNVDLVEAHIDVAVRIGRLPDSSLIATRIGAFRPVVCASPALLAKRGVPHAPADLADMPCVVFNGPMLSPDWNFRCPDTGRLVTVPISPRLQVSSPDAAVDAAIRGLGFTQLLHYHVAEAIDAGKLEIVLDSFELDPVPIQMVHVSRNLMPLKLRRFLDFVTPRLRESLSRFARQTQAAQMHLTASGSAPADSTY, encoded by the coding sequence GTGCCGGTACTCGTCGATGAACGGGCATCGACAGATCCGCATCATGCCGCGCGGCGCTTCGATGTTGAATCCACTAGAATCGATTTTCATTTCCTCAAAAAATGGACAAGTGACGTGGATCGACTCGAAGCCATGACGATGCTGCTCGCCGCGATCGAGAAAGGCAGCTTCTCGGCCGCCGCGCGCGAAATGAACGTGCCGGTGCCGACGCTCACGCGCAGGGTCACCGATCTCGAAGAACAACTGGGCACGCGCCTGCTCACGCGCACGACACGCAAGTTGGCGCTGACGGATGCGGGCGTGGCCTATGCGGCCACGGCCCGGCAGATTCTGGATCTGGTCGCCGAACAGGAACGCGAGGCAACAGGAGAATTCACGGTCCCGCGCGGAGCGCTCACGATCGCGACGCCGGTGCTGCTCGGGCGGCTTTATGTGCTGCCGCAGATCCTGGACTTTCTGGTTGAATTTCCCGAGATCGACGTCACGCTGACGCAGTCGAATCGAAATGTCGACCTGGTTGAAGCACACATCGACGTGGCCGTGCGTATCGGCAGGCTGCCCGACAGCAGCCTGATCGCGACGCGCATCGGTGCATTTCGTCCGGTCGTATGTGCAAGCCCGGCTTTGCTGGCGAAGCGAGGCGTTCCTCATGCGCCCGCCGACCTGGCGGATATGCCCTGTGTCGTATTCAACGGCCCCATGCTGTCGCCGGACTGGAACTTTCGATGTCCGGACACTGGGCGGCTCGTCACCGTTCCCATTTCGCCGCGACTGCAGGTCTCGTCGCCCGACGCCGCAGTCGACGCGGCGATTCGCGGTCTCGGGTTCACGCAACTCCTGCACTATCACGTTGCCGAGGCCATCGACGCCGGCAAGCTCGAGATCGTGCTGGATTCCTTCGAACTTGATCCGGTGCCGATCCAGATGGTCCACGTTTCCCGCAACTTGATGCCGTTGAAATTGCGGCGTTTTCTCGACTTCGTGACGCCACGACTGCGAGAATCTCTTTCGCGGTTCGCCAGGCAGACTCAAGCCGCACAGATGCATCTCACCGCAAGCGGCAGCGCACCGGCCGATTCGACTTATTGA
- a CDS encoding secondary thiamine-phosphate synthase enzyme YjbQ — translation MLQALHHLHVRARTRGLVDITKQIREFVAEQSIEVGLLTIFCRHTSASLLIQENADPSVQRDIERYFATIAPEDAHRYEHDTEGLDDMPAHLRTALTQVHLSVPVEEGRLVLGTWQGIYLFEHRREPSTRDIVLHLLGT, via the coding sequence ATGCTGCAAGCGCTTCACCATCTGCACGTGCGGGCGCGCACGCGCGGACTCGTCGACATAACGAAGCAGATCAGGGAGTTCGTCGCGGAACAGTCGATTGAAGTCGGGTTGCTGACGATTTTCTGCCGGCATACCTCGGCGTCGCTGCTGATTCAGGAGAACGCGGACCCATCGGTGCAACGCGATATCGAGCGATACTTCGCGACGATCGCGCCCGAAGATGCGCATCGCTACGAACACGATACGGAAGGACTCGACGACATGCCCGCGCATCTGCGCACGGCGTTGACGCAGGTGCACTTGTCCGTGCCGGTCGAAGAGGGTCGCCTCGTGCTTGGCACGTGGCAAGGGATCTATCTGTTCGAGCACCGGCGTGAGCCGTCGACGCGCGACATCGTGCTGCACCTGCTTGGGACCTGA
- a CDS encoding GntR family transcriptional regulator translates to MSEKIQESLMAMIRERSLKPGDQIPTEMELCELLGVGRSSLREAVAQMISHGLLSRVQGRGTFIRQISLRLQGGLDDLMSVTDMIRSVGAVPSTCRIQIEQIKASESLAGKLQINVGDDCVRIERVRCADDAIAAYCIDTVPKAVFDAAGSDLGESLFAMFARTGRRLSHTHTSIQPTILTPRDLPELGDGFGLFLLLDEVDFDQSGEPLCYSNDYYNTSIFKFDLVRKKR, encoded by the coding sequence ATGAGCGAGAAGATCCAGGAATCGCTGATGGCGATGATCCGCGAGCGATCGTTGAAGCCGGGCGACCAGATCCCCACTGAAATGGAGCTTTGCGAGCTGTTGGGGGTCGGACGGTCAAGCCTTCGGGAAGCGGTCGCGCAGATGATTTCGCATGGCCTGCTGTCGAGAGTGCAGGGACGCGGCACCTTCATCAGACAAATTTCGCTCAGACTGCAAGGCGGCCTCGATGATCTGATGTCTGTAACCGACATGATCCGCAGCGTCGGTGCAGTGCCGTCCACGTGCCGGATTCAGATCGAGCAGATCAAGGCGTCGGAAAGCCTCGCGGGCAAGCTTCAAATCAACGTCGGCGACGACTGCGTGCGCATCGAACGCGTACGCTGTGCCGATGACGCGATTGCCGCCTACTGCATCGACACGGTGCCGAAGGCCGTTTTCGATGCGGCCGGCAGCGATCTCGGCGAGTCGCTGTTTGCGATGTTCGCGCGCACGGGCCGCCGTCTGTCGCACACGCATACGTCGATCCAGCCGACCATCCTGACGCCGCGCGATCTGCCCGAACTCGGCGATGGCTTCGGTCTGTTTCTGCTGCTGGACGAGGTCGATTTCGATCAGAGCGGCGAGCCGCTTTGCTATAGCAACGACTACTACAACACGAGCATCTTCAAGTTCGACCTGGTTCGCAAGAAGCGATAA
- a CDS encoding SDR family oxidoreductase produces MKLKNKVALITGGTSGIGLETAKLFRAEGASVVVLGSNAERLAAAGKEIGGDVLLLSADLRKPVDIERAVEAVRARFGRIDVVFANAGAGKVAPLEAVTAELIDEHFSLNFTGLFLTIQKSVPLMPKGGSVVATTSFLDTVGLPGLSLLAATKAAVRSLVRTLGAELAPRGIRVNAVSPGAITTPFYGKLGLTDEQLAATAAAIQAKVPLQRFGESMEISRSALFLASDDSSYTTGVELVVDGGLTQF; encoded by the coding sequence GTGAAACTGAAGAACAAGGTTGCGCTGATCACCGGCGGCACATCGGGCATCGGTCTGGAAACCGCGAAGCTGTTTCGCGCGGAAGGTGCCTCGGTCGTCGTGCTCGGCTCCAATGCCGAGCGTCTCGCCGCGGCCGGAAAGGAAATCGGCGGCGATGTGCTGTTGCTGTCCGCCGACCTGCGCAAGCCGGTCGATATCGAACGTGCCGTTGAAGCGGTACGCGCCAGATTCGGTCGTATCGACGTCGTGTTCGCCAATGCAGGGGCCGGCAAGGTGGCACCGCTCGAGGCCGTCACCGCGGAACTGATCGACGAGCATTTTTCGCTGAATTTCACCGGCCTGTTCCTGACGATCCAGAAGTCCGTGCCCCTCATGCCGAAGGGCGGCAGCGTGGTGGCGACGACGTCGTTTCTCGACACCGTCGGCCTGCCGGGCCTGTCGCTGCTGGCCGCGACCAAGGCAGCGGTCCGGTCGCTGGTCCGCACGCTGGGGGCGGAACTGGCACCGCGCGGCATTCGCGTGAATGCCGTGAGCCCGGGTGCGATTACGACGCCGTTCTACGGCAAGCTCGGGCTCACCGATGAACAACTCGCCGCAACGGCGGCAGCCATTCAGGCCAAGGTGCCGCTGCAGCGCTTCGGCGAGTCGATGGAAATCTCCAGGAGCGCGCTGTTCCTGGCCAGCGACGATTCGTCGTACACGACGGGCGTCGAACTGGTGGTCGACGGCGGGCTGACGCAGTTCTGA
- a CDS encoding VC0807 family protein, producing MIPSVRYGLAFFVNVVLPTAAYRLAFAHVGLPGALLVSSVPLFVWIGIDLLRYRHFDALSALVLASIAMSMLIFASDAADALRAAREPLVSGIVGVLFLLSLLLRRPLVFYLARSTLSRERQGRESEFDAMWLSRPALARSIRLMTAVWGIGLVCENAMRLWMVLSFDTDDAHRVSTYVGYAVYAALTVWTIVYRHGVIKRQ from the coding sequence ATGATTCCCTCCGTTCGATACGGGCTGGCATTTTTCGTCAACGTGGTGTTGCCGACGGCGGCGTATCGCCTCGCCTTTGCGCACGTCGGCCTGCCCGGCGCGTTGCTCGTCTCTTCCGTTCCGCTATTCGTGTGGATCGGGATCGATCTTTTGCGTTATCGGCACTTCGATGCGCTGAGTGCGCTCGTGCTCGCGAGCATCGCGATGTCAATGCTGATCTTCGCATCCGATGCTGCCGATGCATTGCGCGCGGCGCGTGAGCCTCTGGTGAGCGGCATCGTCGGTGTGCTTTTTCTGCTTTCGCTTCTTCTGCGGCGGCCGCTCGTTTTCTATCTCGCGCGCTCGACGCTATCGCGCGAGCGCCAGGGGCGCGAGTCTGAATTCGACGCGATGTGGCTGAGCCGGCCCGCGCTCGCGAGATCGATCCGGTTGATGACGGCCGTTTGGGGCATCGGCCTCGTTTGTGAAAACGCGATGCGGTTATGGATGGTCTTGTCGTTTGACACCGACGACGCGCATCGTGTCTCGACTTACGTCGGCTATGCGGTGTATGCGGCGTTGACGGTGTGGACGATTGTTTATCGGCATGGGGTGATCAAAAGGCAGTGA
- a CDS encoding MOSC domain-containing protein, with protein MLCRYPVKGLSAEMLSSVSLSAGQGFPSDRRYAIANGEWVFDAAGFVPRPKTDYLALVKYERLAALSTSWRDSDGTLQVRERDGRTQRFDLGNASDRERFSDLMLRVLDGISLPGRPELVSADGIRFTDVSVYSPALMNAISLINLATLRDLGRAMGVELDPLRFRANLYFDNGVPWSELDWLDRNVKIGSATARIVRQTRRCAATNVNPVTAERDLGIPQALAKHFGHVFCGVYAGIVTDGEAGLGDEVGPL; from the coding sequence TTGCTGTGCCGTTATCCGGTCAAGGGCTTGTCGGCCGAGATGCTGTCGAGTGTGTCCTTGAGTGCCGGGCAGGGTTTCCCGTCCGACCGACGCTACGCGATCGCAAATGGCGAGTGGGTATTCGATGCGGCCGGCTTCGTTCCGCGTCCCAAGACCGACTATCTGGCGCTCGTCAAATATGAGCGGCTTGCAGCGCTGTCGACGTCCTGGCGCGATAGCGACGGGACGTTGCAGGTTCGGGAACGGGACGGTCGGACACAGCGGTTCGACCTTGGCAACGCGTCCGACCGTGAACGATTCAGCGATCTGATGCTGCGCGTGCTTGACGGCATATCGTTGCCCGGGCGTCCGGAACTGGTCAGCGCGGACGGTATCCGGTTCACCGATGTCAGCGTGTATTCGCCAGCGCTGATGAATGCCATCTCGCTTATCAATCTCGCTACATTGCGCGACCTGGGCCGCGCAATGGGTGTCGAGCTCGATCCGCTGCGTTTCAGGGCGAATCTGTATTTCGACAACGGGGTGCCCTGGAGCGAGCTCGACTGGCTCGACCGCAACGTGAAGATCGGCAGTGCGACTGCACGAATCGTCCGGCAGACGCGACGCTGCGCTGCGACGAACGTCAATCCGGTTACAGCAGAGCGTGACCTTGGCATTCCTCAAGCGCTGGCAAAGCATTTCGGCCATGTGTTCTGCGGCGTCTATGCCGGGATCGTGACCGACGGCGAAGCCGGGCTCGGAGACGAGGTCGGCCCGTTATGA
- the mtnK gene encoding S-methyl-5-thioribose kinase — MEFEAMSCDELSAYLCSVPSVYALLNEPGQLDIAEVGDGNLNYVYFASNAKTPEKSVVVKQAPPFLRLVGKTWPLTRHRMEREVAALRRFGALCPQHVPRVYHADNERFLMVMQRLSSHRILRQGLMDGIVYPKLAGHLSTYLAHTLFFGSDLYLAPDVKKQAVSAAINSELCKITEDLVFTYPFEDHASNVYSAAFPRAEIERLWKSPALRVAVGEMKWSFMNDAETLLHGDLHTGSIMVNQDETYVIDPEFAFYGPMGFDVGAVLANLLLAYFSRDWHDGHAKANAKTSAEPAYRDWLLEQATQIWSGFATQFAALWREHESRRKSHFIGDDRSGACAQAFRARFMQRLFAASLGFAGCKMVRRIVGMAKVADVTSIADDALRATVEVRALRCAERLLVDRHSIASIDDVVALAREIQATHYE, encoded by the coding sequence ATGGAATTTGAGGCAATGAGTTGTGACGAACTATCGGCTTATCTATGCAGCGTACCTTCAGTCTATGCGCTGCTGAACGAGCCCGGCCAACTCGACATTGCCGAAGTCGGCGACGGCAATCTGAACTACGTCTACTTCGCGAGCAATGCGAAGACGCCCGAGAAAAGCGTGGTCGTCAAGCAGGCGCCGCCGTTTCTGCGTCTCGTCGGCAAGACCTGGCCGCTGACGCGGCATCGCATGGAGCGCGAAGTCGCCGCGCTGCGGCGCTTCGGCGCGCTGTGTCCGCAGCATGTGCCGCGCGTCTATCACGCGGACAACGAGCGCTTCCTGATGGTGATGCAGCGGCTGTCGTCGCATCGCATTCTGCGTCAAGGACTGATGGACGGCATCGTCTATCCGAAGCTTGCCGGTCATCTGTCCACCTATCTCGCGCATACGCTGTTTTTCGGCTCCGATCTCTATCTCGCGCCGGATGTGAAAAAGCAGGCCGTGAGCGCCGCGATCAACAGCGAGCTGTGCAAGATCACCGAAGACCTCGTCTTCACCTATCCGTTCGAGGACCACGCGTCGAATGTCTACAGCGCCGCGTTTCCGCGCGCCGAAATCGAGCGGCTCTGGAAATCGCCCGCATTGCGCGTCGCGGTCGGTGAAATGAAGTGGTCGTTCATGAACGACGCCGAAACGCTGCTGCATGGCGACTTGCATACGGGCTCGATCATGGTCAATCAGGACGAGACCTACGTGATCGACCCCGAGTTCGCGTTCTACGGACCGATGGGCTTCGATGTCGGCGCGGTGCTCGCGAATTTGCTGCTCGCCTATTTCTCGCGCGATTGGCACGATGGACATGCGAAAGCAAACGCAAAAACGAGCGCGGAACCCGCGTATCGCGACTGGTTGCTCGAGCAGGCCACGCAAATCTGGAGCGGTTTTGCCACGCAGTTCGCCGCGCTGTGGCGCGAGCACGAAAGCCGCCGCAAAAGCCATTTCATTGGCGACGATCGCAGCGGCGCATGCGCGCAAGCATTTCGCGCGCGCTTCATGCAGCGGCTTTTCGCCGCATCGCTCGGCTTTGCGGGCTGCAAGATGGTCCGGCGCATCGTCGGCATGGCGAAGGTTGCGGACGTCACGAGCATCGCCGACGATGCATTGCGCGCAACGGTCGAAGTGCGCGCGCTGCGATGCGCGGAGCGGCTGCTCGTCGACCGGCATTCGATTGCATCGATCGACGACGTCGTCGCGCTAGCGCGCGAAATTCAGGCGACGCACTACGAATAG